The proteins below come from a single Leptotrichia sp. oral taxon 223 genomic window:
- a CDS encoding bifunctional riboflavin kinase/FAD synthetase, whose amino-acid sequence MKFITENLSEVKDIVEYNDDLEFTDYDKNLKEIKQNKNIVILGNFDGVHIGHQIILQKAVKEAKEKKLKTIVYTFSEYPKNQQTKITTCSEKAYLLNENGIDYLYLEQFEKVRNYTPEEFVEKVLVDILNANEVYCGFNFTFGKGKSGSAETLKKLLREKNIKLNVQEPILDENGEIISSTRVRSYIKEGNFEKVRKLLGHNFIILGEVVYGKQLGRVIGFPTANLRFENKIYPKFGVYGVKIRIQDDEKVYNGVMNIGRNPTVDVGVLSVETNIFDFNKDIYGKVIFIEILENIRHEKKFGSVDELKEQIGKDVDYWKNKISYWRKKYQKEK is encoded by the coding sequence ATGAAATTTATTACAGAAAATTTGTCCGAAGTAAAGGATATTGTGGAATATAATGATGATTTGGAATTTACTGATTATGATAAAAATCTTAAAGAAATAAAACAGAATAAAAATATTGTTATTTTGGGAAATTTTGATGGCGTTCACATTGGACATCAGATAATTTTACAAAAAGCCGTGAAAGAGGCTAAAGAAAAAAAATTGAAGACAATAGTTTATACTTTTAGTGAATATCCCAAAAATCAGCAGACTAAAATAACGACTTGCTCAGAAAAGGCGTATTTGTTAAATGAAAATGGAATTGATTATCTCTATTTGGAGCAGTTTGAGAAAGTTAGGAATTATACGCCTGAAGAGTTTGTAGAAAAAGTCCTTGTGGATATTTTAAATGCGAATGAAGTTTACTGCGGCTTTAATTTTACTTTTGGAAAAGGGAAGTCCGGGAGTGCTGAAACACTTAAAAAATTGTTAAGAGAAAAAAATATAAAATTAAATGTACAAGAACCAATTTTGGATGAAAATGGAGAAATTATAAGCAGCACAAGAGTTAGGAGCTACATCAAGGAAGGAAATTTTGAGAAAGTTAGAAAACTTCTTGGGCATAATTTTATCATTCTTGGAGAAGTTGTTTACGGAAAGCAGCTTGGACGTGTAATTGGTTTTCCTACGGCAAATTTACGGTTTGAAAATAAAATTTATCCTAAATTTGGAGTTTATGGTGTAAAAATCCGTATTCAAGATGATGAAAAAGTTTATAACGGAGTTATGAATATTGGACGAAATCCTACAGTTGATGTAGGTGTATTGAGTGTTGAAACTAATATTTTTGACTTTAATAAAGATATTTATGGAAAAGTTATTTTTATTGAAATTTTGGAAAATATTCGGCACGAAAAAAAATTTGGATCAGTGGATGAGTTGAAAGAGCAGATAGGCAAGGATGTAGATTACTGGAAAAATAAAATATCATACTGGCGCAAGAAATATCAAAAAGAAAAATAG
- a CDS encoding polymer-forming cytoskeletal protein, whose protein sequence is MAIFSSNKVKEKKETATLSSQFSANNEENVHGVSTISMETTITGTIESNSLFKMDGVLNGDIKGNKLVHIGKTGIVKGNVTAENVIVDGEVSGEIAATKVEIGSTGKAYATITSALFVIQEGGVFEGRKKMKIALIKEESKNTSNSSLVEKKEKKVTEEAPKEKK, encoded by the coding sequence ATGGCAATATTTTCTAGTAATAAAGTAAAAGAAAAAAAAGAAACAGCGACTCTTAGTAGCCAATTTTCTGCAAACAATGAAGAAAATGTACATGGTGTCAGCACAATTTCAATGGAAACAACAATAACAGGAACTATCGAATCAAACTCTCTATTCAAGATGGACGGTGTCCTAAATGGAGATATTAAAGGGAACAAACTTGTTCATATTGGAAAAACAGGAATAGTAAAAGGAAATGTTACAGCTGAAAATGTAATTGTAGACGGAGAAGTATCAGGAGAAATTGCAGCTACTAAAGTTGAAATAGGAAGCACTGGAAAGGCCTATGCTACAATAACTTCGGCTTTATTTGTAATTCAGGAAGGCGGTGTATTTGAAGGAAGAAAGAAAATGAAAATTGCTCTTATAAAAGAAGAATCTAAAAATACATCAAATTCATCATTAGTAGAAAAAAAAGAAAAAAAAGTTACTGAAGAAGCGCCAAAAGAAAAAAAATAG
- a CDS encoding M15 family metallopeptidase: protein MNKINLKKRIKQFTLLTALILSAATLSTANNIYENLYSFRSKRKVENPDPDSELKQRVKDRIRDVSTRAEAEERLVWVEVPVWRLKDGKKISDRERFQVLDVLADEVKEIFHEIHKGKEKFPIKRLIGYSWRGSLKSLHSTGRAIDLNPEENPQVNSNGKAIVGKSWEPNSNPYSIKPDGDVVRAFTKRGWIWGANFRTRDYMHFGFDEM from the coding sequence ATGAATAAAATAAATTTAAAAAAAAGAATAAAACAGTTTACATTACTAACTGCATTAATACTTTCAGCAGCAACTTTAAGTACAGCAAATAATATTTATGAAAATCTATATTCTTTTAGATCTAAGCGAAAGGTTGAGAATCCTGATCCAGATTCTGAATTGAAACAAAGGGTTAAGGATAGAATAAGAGATGTTTCAACAAGAGCAGAAGCTGAAGAAAGGTTAGTCTGGGTAGAAGTGCCTGTCTGGCGGTTGAAGGATGGGAAAAAGATTTCTGATAGAGAGAGATTTCAAGTTTTGGATGTTCTGGCTGATGAGGTAAAGGAGATTTTTCACGAGATACATAAAGGAAAGGAAAAATTTCCAATAAAAAGGTTAATTGGATATTCTTGGCGTGGGAGCTTAAAAAGTTTACACAGTACAGGGCGAGCAATAGATTTAAATCCTGAAGAAAATCCACAGGTGAACAGTAATGGAAAAGCTATTGTTGGAAAAAGCTGGGAGCCAAATAGCAATCCGTATTCTATAAAACCTGATGGCGATGTAGTACGAGCTTTTACAAAAAGAGGATGGATTTGGGGAGCAAACTTTAGAACACGAGACTATATGCACTTTGGCTTTGATGAAATGTAA
- a CDS encoding NAD(P)H-hydrate dehydratase yields MLLGGNETTRKIDSFAINELKIPGIVLMENAAISFVKHIDENENNFLIICGKGNNGGDGYAIARQLFSKNKNVKIFCISNENMSHDCLVNYEICKNMGIEIFYKIKELDKLLLECDIVIEGIFGTGLNSEIKGIYREIIEKINVAGNSKAIYSIDIPSGINGDTGEIMGISVKANITISFVTYKKGFLNPKIKSCLGKVIIENIGLNENNINHLVDEYYLTPEMVKSFHIKRNEDSHKGDFGKALIFAGSSGFYGAGNIVAKSCVRSGAGLTTVITDKNNFSLNIFVPEAMSFPINFDNINGNLEKLKNEILNCDVIAIGPGIGKSQEVLTIFKKLISIEKNNKGNTIKLILDADALNLLAENRELFEKIRNRSILTPHLVEFSRLTGFSPEEINKNKFEITKNFAKKYGATLLLKGKNTIITDGERLFVNSTGNSHMANGGMGDCLTGIICSLAGQKYSLLQSAAIGAYLHGKIADELVKSQYIVNATDVIDNISKYMNKIF; encoded by the coding sequence ATGTTATTGGGTGGAAATGAAACTACAAGAAAAATTGACAGTTTCGCGATAAATGAATTAAAAATACCAGGCATCGTGCTTATGGAAAATGCTGCTATTTCTTTTGTAAAACATATTGATGAAAATGAAAATAACTTTCTTATCATTTGTGGCAAAGGGAATAACGGTGGTGATGGCTATGCGATTGCACGGCAATTATTTTCAAAAAATAAAAATGTTAAAATTTTTTGCATAAGCAATGAAAATATGAGTCATGACTGCCTTGTAAATTATGAAATTTGTAAAAATATGGGAATTGAAATATTTTATAAAATAAAGGAACTGGATAAGTTGCTTTTAGAATGTGATATTGTAATTGAAGGTATTTTTGGAACAGGACTAAATTCAGAAATAAAAGGAATTTATCGGGAAATTATCGAAAAAATCAACGTAGCAGGAAACAGCAAGGCTATTTATTCAATTGACATTCCATCTGGAATTAATGGAGATACTGGAGAAATTATGGGGATTTCAGTTAAAGCCAATATTACAATTTCGTTTGTTACATACAAAAAAGGATTTTTAAATCCAAAAATAAAAAGCTGTTTAGGAAAAGTCATTATTGAAAACATTGGATTGAATGAAAATAATATCAATCATTTAGTTGATGAATATTATTTGACACCTGAAATGGTAAAGAGTTTTCATATAAAAAGAAACGAAGATTCCCATAAGGGAGATTTTGGAAAAGCATTGATTTTTGCTGGAAGCAGTGGATTTTATGGTGCAGGGAATATTGTGGCAAAATCGTGTGTGAGAAGTGGAGCAGGACTTACAACTGTGATTACTGATAAAAATAACTTTTCATTAAATATATTTGTACCAGAAGCTATGAGTTTTCCAATTAATTTTGACAATATAAATGGAAATCTCGAAAAATTAAAAAATGAAATTTTAAACTGCGATGTAATTGCAATTGGACCAGGAATTGGGAAAAGTCAGGAAGTACTTACAATTTTTAAAAAATTGATCAGCATTGAGAAAAACAATAAAGGGAATACAATAAAACTGATATTAGATGCAGATGCGTTAAATTTGCTTGCAGAAAACAGGGAACTTTTTGAAAAAATAAGAAATAGAAGCATTTTGACGCCACATTTGGTTGAATTTTCACGACTGACAGGATTTTCCCCAGAAGAAATTAATAAAAATAAATTTGAAATAACAAAGAACTTTGCAAAAAAATATGGAGCAACTCTTTTGTTAAAAGGTAAAAATACAATTATTACGGATGGAGAAAGACTTTTTGTAAACAGTACAGGAAATTCACATATGGCAAATGGTGGAATGGGAGACTGTCTAACAGGAATAATATGTTCACTTGCTGGACAGAAGTATAGTTTGCTGCAGTCTGCCGCTATTGGGGCATATTTGCATGGTAAAATTGCAGATGAATTGGTGAAAAGCCAGTATATTGTTAATGCAACAGATGTAATTGATAATATTTCTAAGTATATGAATAAAATTTTTTAA